GGACGGCACCCGGCTGGCCGCGCGGATGCGGCGCGGCGAGCTGCCGTACCCGAGCGACGACGTGGCGGCGGACCGCTACCTGGCCGCGGAGTCCGCCCTCGACGCGGCCGGCTTCTCCTGGTACGAGGTCTCCAACTGGGCCCGCTCCGAGGCGGCCCGGTGTCGGCACAACCTGCTCTACTGGGCCGGCGCCGACTGGTGGGGCCTCGGCCCGGGGGCGCACAGCCACGTCGGCGGGGTGCGCTGGTGGAACGTCAAGCACCCCAGCACGTACGCCCAGCGCCTCGCGGCGGGGGAGTCCCCCGGCCTGGCCCGGGAGGTGCTCACCCGGGACGAGGCGCACATGGAGGACGTGATGCTGCGGCTGCGGCTCGCCGAGGGCCTGCCGCTGGACGTGCTGGACGAGGCGGGCCGGGCGGCGGCCGGCCGTGCCCTGGCCGACGGCCTGCTGGATGCCGGGGGCTACGCGGCCGGCCGGGCGGTCCTCACCCTGCGCGGCCGGCTGTTGGCCGACGCGGTGGTCCGCGACCTGCTGCCCTGAGCGGTGCCGGCCGGCCGGGGGAGCGGCCGACCGGCCGGGTCACTTGGTGAAGCTGTAGCTCAGCGGGTAGCGGTAGAGCACGCCTTCGTTGGCCTTGACCCCGGCGATGATCCCGAAGATCAGCGGCACGATCCAGACAAGCATCGGGACGAAGAACAGAATCCCGCAGGTGATCAGGGTGAGCACCCAGCCCAGCACGCTGGCGGCCGCCCAGGTGATCTGGAAGTTCAGCGCCGCGACGGCGTGGGCCCGGACGGTCGGCGACTGCTGCCCCCGGCTCATCAGCGCGATGAGCGGGGCGACCCAGCCGAGCAGGCCACCGCCGACAATCACGCCGGCGGCGCCGCCGAAGTGCGCCACCAGCGCCCAGGTCTTGTCGTCGTTGTTGGCGTAGCCGGCGGGCGGGCCGTACGCACCACCGCTCGGGTACCCGGCACCAGGCGGCGGATAGCCGCCCGGCGGGGGGTAGCCACCGGGGGGTGGATAGCCACCTGACGGCGGCTGGCCGCCGGAGGGCGGCGGATAGCCACCGGGCGGGGGATAGCCCCCTGCGCCCGGAGGCCCGGACAGTGGTGCGGTGGGGGGCTCGTCCGCCGACGAGGAGCCGTGGGGGGCCGACGGCGGGGTCGCCTCCGGCGGCTGGGCGCCGGGGTCGCCCGCTCCGGGAGGGCGAGGAGGTTCGGTCATGCCGGTCACGGTAGGTCCCGCCGGCAAGGGCACACCAGAGCGGAATCGTCCGGCATGTCCGGCTGATCGGCTCTGGCGCGCGGTGTGCCGGGCCGCACCGGAGGTCCGTCGCTGATCATCGCGTCGGCGGGTATGCCGACGTAGACTGGCACTCGCTACAGTCGAGTGCCAGTCGGCGTCAGGAGGTGGGGGAGATGGGTCTCGACGACCGCAAGCTCGCCGTGCTGCGCGCGATCGTCGAGGACTACGTCGCCACCCAGGAGCCGGTGGGCAGCAAGGCCCTGGTCGAGCGCCACCAGCTGGGGGTCTCCCCGGCGACCGTCCGCAACGACATGGCGGTGCTGGAGGAGGAGGGCTACATCCGGCAGCCGCACACCAGCGCCGGCCGGGTCCCCACCGACCGCGGCTACCGCCTCTTCGTGGACCGGCTCTCCCGGGTCAAGCCGCTCAGCCCCGCCGAGCGCCGGGCCATCGAGCGCTTCCTGGTCGGCGCGGTCGACCTGGACGACGTGGTGCACCGCACGGTGCGGCTGCTGGCCCAGCTCACCCGCCAGGTCGCCGTGGTGCAGTACCCGAGCCTGGCCCGCTCCAAGGTGCGCCACCTGGAGCTGGTGCCGATCTCCACCACCCGGCTCATGGTGGTCATGATCGCCGACACCGGCCGGGTCGAGCAGCGCCTGGTGGAGATGCCCGGGCCGATCCCTGCCGACGACGTGACCGACCTGCGCCGGCTGGTCAACGAGAAGCTGGTCGGTACCCGGCTGTCGGAGACCCCGCCGCTGGTACAGGCGCTGGTCGACGAGTCCTCCCCGCAGCTCCGGTCGGCCATGGCCACCCTCTCCAGCGTGCTGCTGGAGACACTGGTCGAGCGGCACGAGGAGCGCATCGCGCTGGCCGGCACGGCCAACCTGACCCGGGGCGGCCTGCTCGACTTCCAGGGCACGCTGCGCCCGATCCTCGAGGCGCTCGAGGAGGAGGTCGTGCTGCTCAAGCTGATCGGCGAGGCGGAGCCGAGCACCACCCGGGTGCTGATCGGCGACGAGAACGAGATCGACAACCTCCGGGCCGCCTCCGTGGTCAGCACCGGGTACGGCCCGGGCAGCACCATCATGGGCGGGCTCGGCGTGCTCGGGCCGACCCGGATGGACTACCCCGGCACCATCGCCACGGTGCGGGCCGTGGCACGCTACGTGGGCGAACTGCTGGCCCAGAACTGACCAGTCAGGGCCGACGGCCGAGCGGCGGCCGACGCGGCGCAACGCGAGACGAAACACGAGGACACCGAACGCAGTGGCCAGGGACTACTACGGCATTCTCGGCGTGAGCCGGGACGCCTCCGACGACGAGATCAAGCGCGCCTACCGCAAGCTGGCGCGGCAGTTCCACCCGGACGTGAATCCGGACCCGGAGGCACAGGAGAAGTTCAAGGACATCAACGCCGCGTACGAGGTCCTCTCGGACGACCGGAAACGGCAGATCGTCGACCTGGGCGGCGACCCGCTCGCGCCGGGCGGCGGGGGCGCCGGTCCGGGCGGTCCGGGCGGGGCGGGCCCGTTCGTCGGGTTCCAGGACATCATGGACGCGTTCTTCGGCGGCGCGGCCGGCGGCTCGCGCGGGCCGCGGCCGCGTACCCGGCCGGGCGCCGACGCGATCCTGCGGCTGGAGCTGGACCTCAACGAGACCGCGTTCGGCGTGGAGGCCCCGATCACGGTCGACACCGCGGTGCTCTGCACCACCTGCTCCGGTGCGGGCACCGCGGCCGGCACCCACCTGGCCACCTGTGAGGCGTGCGGTGGGCGGGGCGAGGTGCAGTCGGTGCAGCGCACCTTCCTCGGCCAGGTGGTCTCCGCCCGGCCGTGCACGGTCTGCCAGGGCTACGGCACCACCATCCCGCACCCCTGCCCGACCTGCGCTGGCGACGGCCGGGTGCGGACCCGCCGCTCGCTCACCGTCAAGATCCCGGCCGGGGTCGAGGACGGCATGCGGATCCGGCTGGCCCAGCAGGGCGAGGTCGGCCCGGGCGGCGGCACCGCCGGCGACCTCTACGTGGAGATCCACGAGCGGCCGCACGACGTCTACTCCCGCAAGGGCGACGACCTGCACTGCCGGGTCACCGTGCCGATGACCGCCGCCGCGCTGGGCACCCGGCTGACCATCAAGACGCTGGACAGCGAGGAGACGGTCGACGTCAAGCCCGGCACCCAGCCCGGCAGCACGCTGCGGCTGCGCGCCCGGGGCGTCCCGCACCTGCGCGGCACGGGCCGAGGCGACCTCTACGTCCACCTGGACGTGCGTACCCCTACCAAGCTCGACCCCGACCAGGAGCGGATGCTGCGCGAGTTCGCCAAGACCCGGGGCGAGGAGGTCGCCGAGCTGACCAAGCAGGGCGGCTTCTTCTCCCGGATGCGCGACGCGTTCAACGGGCACGCCTGACGTGTCGGCGCCGCTGTTCCTGGTGGAGGCGCTGCCCACCGGCGACACGCTGACGCTCGACGGCCCGGAGGGGCACCACGCGGCGACCGTGCAGCGGCTGCGCGTCGGCGAGGAGCTGCTGCTCGCCGACGGCCGGGGCGGCACGGCCGCCGCCGTGGTGACCGCGGTCGGCAAGGGCACCCTCGACCTGTCGGTCACCTCCCGGGGGTACGTCGACGCGTCCGTCCCCCGGCTGGTGGTGGTGCAGGGCATCGCCAAGGGCGACCGGGGCGAGCTGGCCGTGCAGGCGATGACCGAGGTCGGGGTGGACGAGATCGTCCCGTGGGCGGCGTCCCGCTCGGTGGTGCAGTGGCGCGGCGAGCGCGGCGTACGGGCCCGGGAGAAGTGGGCGGCCACCGCCCGCGAGGCGGCCAAGCAGGCCCGCCGGGCGTGGCTGCCCGTGGTGGCCGGTACGCCCGACGAGTCCACGACCACCGTCACGCGCCGGATCGCCGGGGCCGCCGCCGCGTTCGTGCTGCACGAGGAGGCCGACGACCGGCTGACCACCGCCGAGCTGCCGGAGACCGGCGAGATCGTGCTGGTGGTCGGCCCGGAGGGCGGCATCGCCCCCGTCGAGCTGGCCGCCTTCCGCGAGGCGGGCGCCCGTACCGTCCGGCTCGGCCCGTCGGTCCTCCGCACCTCGACGGCGGGCGTCGCCGCCCTCAGCGCCCTCTCCACCCGCCTGTCCCGCTGGTGACCGGCCAGGTCCTCGGTCTGCCCTGAGCACAGTGGCTTCGCGCCGAGCGCGGCCGGCCCTGCTCGTTGGGGAAGCGAGCGCAGCGCGGCCCGGCGTGTCGCGGTCACTAGCGACATTCATTGAGAGCGACATGCCTGAGAGGCATATTTATGGGTCTTGTGGCGCATCTGTGGGTGGTGCGGTGCGTCGTTGATGGCGCACGCCGTTGTCCTGCCTAGGTTCTGGCTTGTCGAAGGTCAGAACTGGATGGGTGGGAGAACGGCGTGCGTTCTGCCAGGGTATGGGCTGGGCTGCTTGGGGTCGAGCAGGCGGTGGTGGAGGACGTCGAGTTCGACCCGGCCGAGTCGGTGTTGGTGGCTCGGGTGCGGGTGCGTAAGGCTGCTCGGCAGCGGTGTCCGCATTGCGGGCGGCGGTGTGCGCGGTATGACGCTGGTGTTCGTCGTCGGTGGCGGGCGTTGGATCTGGGCGTGGTGCGGGCGGTGATCGAGGCGGACGCGCCTCGGGTGTCGTGTCCGGTGCATGGGGTGGTGGTCGCGGCGGTCCCGTGGGCTCGTCATGGGGCGGGGCATACTCGGGCGTTCGACGCGACGGTGGCGTGGTTGGCGGTGCACACCACGAAGTCGGCGGTGTCGCGGTTGATGCGGATCAGTTGGCGCACCGTGGGGTCGATCGTGGCGCGGGTGTGGGCAGACACCGGTGGTCTGCAGGACCGGTATGACGGGTTGCGTCGTATCGGTATTGACGAGGTCAGCTACAAGAAGGGCCACCGGTATCTGAGCGTCGTGGTGGATCACGACACCGGTCGGCTGGTGTGGGCTGCGCCGGGCAAGAGCGCGGCGACGCTGAACGCGTTCTTCGACCTGCTCGGCCCGCAGCGCACGGCCGCGATCACCCACGTGTCCGCCGACGGCGCCGATTGGATCACCACGGTCATCCGTCGTCGCTGCCCGAACGCCGTCCGCTGCGCCGACCCGTTCCACGTCGTCGCTTGGGCCACCGACGCCGTCGACCGAGTTCGCCGGCAGGTGTGGAACGAGGCCACCGGCCGTGGGGCCGGCCGTCGTGGCGTCGCTATCGGTGAGGCCCGGATGTTGAAGAACACCCGCTGGGCGTTGTGGAAGAACCCGGAGAACCTGACCGAGGGTCAACGGGCCAAGCTCGACTGGATCGCCAAGACCCACCCCCGCCTGCACCGGGCATGGGCGCTCAAGGAAGGCCTGCGCTGCATTTTCAGCCTGGCCAAGACCAGCCCGACCGCCGCGGTCGAAGCCCTCGACAGGTGGATCGGCTGGGCCCGCCGCAGCCGCATCGACATCTTCATCGACCTGCAACGACGCGTCACCCGCCACCGCGACGCGATCATCGCCGCCATCGAACACGGCATGTCCAACGGCCGGATCGAGTCCGTCAACGCCAAGATCCGCCTACTCACCCGCATGGCCTTCGGCTTCCACTCCCCCGACGCCCTCATCGCCCTGGCCATGCTCAGCCTCGGCGGCCACCGGCCCCAACTCCCCGGCCGCTGACCCACACATCCGACACAAGACCCATATTTATGCCTCTCAGGCATATCGCTCGCCAGTCTTGTCTCTCCTCCGGCAGGGCGGGGTCCGGCCCGACCGACAGGCGCTGGCGCCGGCCTGAGCCGGGCGGCCGCGCGCTGCGGGTGGCCTGCGGCGGCGGGGTCAGGTGCGCAGGTAGGAGGCGCCGTTGAGGTCGAGGATGGTGCCGGAGGCCCACTCCGCCTCAGGGCTGGCCAGCCAGTGGACGGCGGCGGCGATCTCCTCGGGGCGGGCCACCCGGTTGAACGGGGACTGGGCCCGGATCGCGTCGCCCCGCTCGCCGCTGAGATGGCTGGTGGTCATGTCGGTCGCCACGAACCCGGGCGCCACGGTCGCCACCGCGATGCCGTACGGGGCGAGGGCCAGGGCCAGCGACTGGCCGAGCGCGTTCAGCCCCGCCTTGCTCGCCCCGTACGCCGGCTGCTCCGGCTCGCCCCGGAAGGCGCCCCGGGACGACACGTTGACGATCCGGCCGCCCCGTTCGCGCAGGTGCTGGGCGGCGCACCAGGTGACGTTGGCGGCACCGGTCAGGTTGGTCTCCATGACCAGCCGCCACTGCTCCCGCCACTGCTCGTAGGTGGCGCCGAAGACCGGGTGCGGGAGGTCCCGCGGGCCGTAGACGCCGGCGTTGTTCACCAGCACGTCGAGCCCGCCCAGCCGGTCGGCCGCCTCGTCGACCATGGCCCGCACCGCGTCCGGGTCGGCCAGGTCGGCGCGGACCACCACGTGCCCGTTGCCGGGCAGCTCCGCCCGTAGCGTCTCGGCCAGCTCCGCCGAGTCCCGGTGGTGGATCGCCACCCGGTCCCCGCCCGCCGCGAACGCCCGGGCCACCGCGCGCCCGATGCCGCGCGAGGCTCCCGTCACCAGTACCGCCCGTCCCGCCATGCGCGCCATCCTGCCGCACCTGCCGGCCGGGTCGGGAAGAGCCCCTTCCTGTGCCCGAGGCGTTGAGACGGGACGCTTCCTTACACTGCCGGAATGGGAACCGACTGCCTGTTCTGCCGGATCGTCGCCGGGGAGATCCCCGCCACCATCGTGCGGGAGACCGCCACCACCCTCGCGTTCCGGGACATCGACCCCAAGGCCCCCACGCACGTGCTGGTGATCCCGAAGGAGCACTACGCGGACGTGGTGACCCTGGCCGAGGGCGACCCGGGGCTGGCCGGTGAGGTGCTCGCCACCGCCGCCGTGGTGGCCGAGGAGGAGGGGCTGACCACCGACGGCTTTCGGCTGATGTTCAACACCGGCCCGTGGGGCGGCCAGGAGGTCTTCCACGTGCACGCCCATCTGCTCGGCGGCGCCCCGCTCGGTCCGATGCTCTGCCGCTGAGACACTCCCTAGACTGCTCCCATGATCACGGTGCATGACCGGCTCGGCCGGATGGTGCGGCAGGCGCAGGCGCACGGTCGGATCCCGGCGGTCTCGGTCGCCCTGCACCGGGCCGACCGGCCGCTCTGGAGCTGCGCGGTCGGCGAAACCGGTAACGACACCTCGCTCGGCCCGGAGACGGTGTTCCGGATCGGCTCGGTGACGAAGACCTTCACCTCGCTGCTGGTCATGCAGTGCCGCGACGAGGGGATGCTCGACCTGGACGACCCGGTCGGGCGGCACCTCGACCTGCCGGCGCACGGCGAGCTGACGGTCCGCCGGCTGCTGTCGCACACCGCGGGCCTGCAACGCGAGCCGCACGGCGACGTCTGGGACAGCCTGCGCGCGCCCGACGTGGCCCAGCTCGTCGCCGACCTGGCCCAGGTGGAACGGGTGCTGCCCACCGGGCGGCGCTACCACTACTCCAACCTCGGGATGGCGCTGCTCGGCGAGCTGGTCGCCCGGCTGCGCGGCGGTACCTGGGCGGAGGTGCTGGCCGACCGGGTGCTGGCCCCGCTTGGGCTGACCGGCACCGGCCCGACGCCGGGGGAGCGGGCGGCGACCGGGTTCCTGGTCGACGCGTACTCCGACGAGGCGCACCGGGAACCGCCGACCGACTTCGGCGCGGTGGCCCCGGCCGCGCAGCTCTGGAGCACCGCCCCGGACATGGCCCGCTGGGCGGCCTTCCTGGCCGACCCGGCCGCTCTCGACCCGGCCGGCGCGGTGCTCACCCCGGCCACCCTGGAGGAGATGCGCTGGCCCCGCACCACCACCGACGAGACGCTCTGGGCGGCCGGCTTCGGGCTGGGCCTGATCCTGGTGCCGCAGCCGGGGCGGGTGATGCACGTGGGGCACGACGGCGCCATGCCCGGTTTCCTGGCCGCCGTCTACGGCCGGCGGGGCGGCGACGGCACCGCCGGCGCGATGGGCTGCGCCGTGCTCGGCTCCTCCGGCACCGGCGTGGAGGTGTTCGACCTGCCGCACCGGCTGCTCGCCGCGGCCGCCGAGCACGACCCGGCCGAGATCGAGCCGTGGCGGCCCGGCGCGCCCGCCCCGGACCACCTGCGCGGGATGCTCGGCCGCTGGTGGGGCGAGGGCTTCGAGTACGTCTTCTCCTGGCACGCCGGGACGCTGCGCGCCCGGGGTGCGGACGACCCGGCCGGCAAGCCGCCGGCGGTGTTCGCGCCGCTGCCGGAGCGGCCGGACGTGTTCCGGACCGTCGCCGGCCGGGAGGTCGGTGAGCTGCTCCGGCTGACCCGCGACGAGCGCGGCGCGGTGGTCCGGATGCACTGGGCGACCTACCGCCTCACCCGCCACCAGGAGACCTTTGACAGGTACGACTTCCGCACCGGTAGCTGATCTCCTACCGGCGGAAATGGGCGAGGTGCGGCCGGTGTTGACCCGATACGATGGGTGTAACGTCCGCACGCCGCGCCAGCAGGGCCCGGCGCCGAGATCGAGAGCAGGTGGCGTAGGGCCCGACGGCCCGATCTATGACCGGCACCCCACCTCCCGGCCCGCCCCGGGTGCAGACCAGGATCACGGTCCCCGAGCAGAAGATCATGGTCAATCTGCTCGGCGCGGGCGACGAGATCCTTCGACTCGTCGAACGCTCGGTCAACAGTGACGTCCACGTGCGGGGCAACGAGATCACCATCACCGGCGCGCCCGCGGACAACGCCCTCGCCGAGCGCCTCTTCAGCGAGCTGCTCGAACTCATCGAGAAAGGCGAGACCCTGACCACTGACGCCGTGCGGCGTACCGTCGGCATGCTCGAGCAGGGCAGCGCCGAGCGGCCCGCCGAAGTCCTGACGCTCAACATCCTCTCCCGGCGCGGGCGCACCATCCGTCCCAAGACGCTCGGGCAGAAGCGCTACGTCGACGCGATCGACGCGCACACCATCGTGTTCGGGATCGGCCCCGCCGGCACCGGCAAGACCTACCTGGCCATGGCGAAGGCCGTCCAGGCGCTCCAGGCCAAGCAGGTCAACCGGATCATCCTGACCCGGCCGGCGGTCGAGGCGGGGGAGCGGCTGGGCTTCCTGCCCGGCACCCTGAACGAGAAGATCGACCCCTACCTGCGGCCGCTCTACGACGCGCTGCACGACATGCTCGACCCGGAGTCCATCCCGAAGCTGATGGCCGCCGGCACCATCGAGGTGGCGCCGCTGGCCTACATGCGGGGTCGGACGCTCAACGACGCGTTCATCATCCTGGACGAGGCGCAGAACACCACGCCCGAGCAGATGAAGATGTTCCTCACCCGGCTCGGCTTCGGTTCCAAGATCGTGGTCACCGGTGACGTCACCCAGGTGGACCTTCCGGGCGGGACGACCAGCGGCCTGCGGGTGGTCCGGGAGATCCTGAGCAACGTCGAGGACGTGCACTTCGCCCAGCTCTCCAGCTCCGACGTGGTCCGCCACAAGCTGGTGGGCGAGATCGTCGACGCGTACGCCCGCTGGGACGCCGAGCGGGAGAACCAGCAGGCGCAGAGCGTGCACGCCGTGCCCGGGCGCACCGCCCAGGGCGGCCGGGCCGGCCGGCGCCGCTAACCACCAGAGGAAGACAGTTGTCCATCGAGATCGCCAACGAGTCGGGTGTCGAGGTCGACACCGACGCCGTGCTCGCCGTCGCCCGGCACGCCCTCGACGAGATGGGGGTCAACCCCCTCGCCGAGCTCTCCATCCTGCTGGTCGACATCGACTACATGTCCGAGCTGAACCACCGCTGGATGGGCGGCGACGGCCCGACCGACGTGCTCGCCTTCCCCATGGACGAGGGCAGCGTCGACCACGGCCCGGGGGAGAGCAGCCCGGCCGGCGGTGAGCCGGCCCTGCTCGGCGACATTGTGCTCTGCCCGGAGGTGGCGGCCAAGCAGGCGGCCACCGCCGGCCATTCGACCGCCGACGAGCTGCACCTGCTCACCGTGCACGGCGTGCTGCACCTGCTCGGGTACGACCACGCCGAGCCGGAGGAGGAGCGGGAGATGTTCGGTCTCCAGGCCCGCCTGCTGGCCAGCTGGCGGTCGACCCGGTCGAAATGATGGTCACCCTGGCGGCCGGCGCTCCCGCCGGACTGCCCGACGTCCAGCTCATCGTCTTCGCGGCGGGGTTGGTGGTGCTCGCCGGCCTCATCGCGATGACCGAGGCGGCGCTGGCCGCCGTGTCCCCGGCCCGGGCCGCCGAGCTGGCCCGCGACGGCGTACGCGGCGCGCGTACCCTCCAGGCGGTCGCCGCTGACGTGGTCCGCCACCTCAACCTGCTGCTCCTGGTCCGGTTGCTGGCCGAGCTGACCGCCACCACGCTGGTCGCGCTGGTGGCGGTGGACAGCTTCGGCGCCGGCTGGCGGGCCGCCCTGGTCACCGCCGGAGCGATGACCGTGGTCAGCTTCGTGGTGGTCGGCGTGGCGCCGCGCACCATCGGCCGGCAGCACGCGTACGCGGTGGGGCGGGTGGTCGCCCCGCTGGTGCGCTGGCTGGGCCGGGCGCTCAACCCGCTGGCCTCGCTGCTCATCCTGATCGGCAACGCGGTCACCCCGGGCAAGGGGTTCCGGGAGGGCCCGTTCGCCAGTCAGGTGGAGCTGCGCGAGGTGCTCGACCTGGCCGAGCAGCGCGGCGTGGTGGAGCACGGCGAACGCCAGATGATCCACTCGGTCTTCGCCCTCGGCGACACCATCGCCCGCGAGGTGATGGTGCCGCGTACCGAGATGGTGTGGATAGAGGAGCGCAAGACGCTCAGCCAGGCGCTGGCGCTCTTCCTGCGCTCCGGCTTCTCCCGCATCCCGGTGATCGGCGAGAGCGTGGACGACGTGCTCGGGGTGCTCTACCTCAAGGACCTGATCCGGCGGACCCAGGGCGGCGACCCGCGCACCGCGGAGCTCCCGGTGTCGGAGCTGATGCGTCCGGCGACCTTCGTGCCGGAGTCCAAGCCGGTCGACGACCTGCTCTCCGAGATGCAGGCGGCCCGCAACCACCTGGTCATCGTGGTCGACGAGTACGGCGGCACCGGCGGTCTGGTCACCATCGAGGACATCCTCGAGGAGATCGTCGGCGAGATCACCGACGAGTACGATGTCGAGCGCCCGCCGGTCGAGCGTTTGGCGGACGGGTCCGTGCGGGTGACCGCGCGGCTGCCCGTGGAGAACCTGGGCGAGCTGTTCGACACCGAGCTGCCCACCGACGAGGTCGAGACGGTCGGCGGCCTGCTCGCCCAGTCGCTGGGCCGGGTGCCGATCCCCGGGGCCGAGGCCGAGGTGGCCGGGCTGCGGCTGATCGCCGAGGGCACCACCGGTCGGCGCAACCGGATCGACAGCGTGCTGGTGAGCCGGGTCGAGCCGAGCGACGCACCCGAGAGCGCGGGGCGCGGCGAGTCCGCCGAGTCCCGCGGCAACCACAACCGTTCCGAGGAGAGGCAACCCGCCGATGCCTGAGTCACCCACCGTGCCGGCCGCCCGGCCCACCCCGTCCGACCCGGCCGAGCTGAGCCCCGAGGACGGCAAGCTGGTCGTCCTGGCCCGGGGCGCGCGTGGCCGGGTCGGCGCCGTGGAGGGCGCGGCGGTGCGGGACCAGGACGGCCGGACGTACGCGGCCGCCAGCGTGGCGCTGCCGTCGCTGACGCTGACCGCGCTCCAGCTCGCGGTCGCCTCGGCGGTGGCCGCCGGCGCCACCCGGCTGGAGGCCGCGGTGGTGGTCACCGAGGCCTCGACGCTGGACGGCGCGGGGCACGCCGCCGTCCGGGACCTCTCCGCCGACGCGCCGGTCCACGTGGCCGCGCCGGACGGCACCGTCCTGGGCACGGTGGTCGAGTGAGCGGCGTGCCGGACCCGGAGGAGCCGCGCCCGTACCGGGCCGGTTTCGCCTGTTTCGTCGGACGGCCGAACGCCGGCAAGTCGACGCTGACCAACGCGATCGTCGGCACCAAGATCGCGATCACCTCGAACAAGCCGCAGACCACCCGGCACGTCATCCGGGCGGTGCTGCACCGGCCGGAGTCGCAGCTCGTCCTGGTCGACACCCCCGGCCTGCACCGGCCCCGGACCCTGCTCGGCGAGCGGCTGAACGACCTGGTGCGGGAGACCTGGAGCGAGGTCGACGTGATCGGCCTCTGCATCCCGGCGAACGAGCCGATCGGCCGCGGCGACCGGTTCATCACCGGCGAGCTGGCCAGCCTGAAGGCGACCGTGCTGGCCGTGGTCACCAAGACCGACCTGGTGGACCGGAAGCGGCTGGCCGAGCAGCTCGTCGCGGTGAGCGAGCTGGCCGACTTCGCGGACGTGGTGCCGGTGAGCGCGGTCTCCGGGCACCAGGTGGACACGCTGGTCGACGTGATGACCGGCTACCTGCCCGAGTCGCCGCAGCTCTACCCGGACGACATGCTCACCGACGACCCGGAGCAGGTGCTGGTCGCGGAGCTGATCCGCGAGGCCGCCCTGGAGGGCGTCCGGGACGAGCTGCCGCACTCCATCGCCGTGGTGGTGGAGGAGATGATCCCGGAGGGCGGCAACCTCACCAAGATCTACGCCGACGTGTACGTCGAGCGGCCGAGCCAGAAGGCGATCGTGATCGGCCACCGGGGCAGCCGGCTCAAGGCGGTGGGCACCACCGCCCGCCGGCAGAT
This sequence is a window from Micromonospora sp. NBRC 110009. Protein-coding genes within it:
- a CDS encoding PhoH family protein is translated as MTGTPPPGPPRVQTRITVPEQKIMVNLLGAGDEILRLVERSVNSDVHVRGNEITITGAPADNALAERLFSELLELIEKGETLTTDAVRRTVGMLEQGSAERPAEVLTLNILSRRGRTIRPKTLGQKRYVDAIDAHTIVFGIGPAGTGKTYLAMAKAVQALQAKQVNRIILTRPAVEAGERLGFLPGTLNEKIDPYLRPLYDALHDMLDPESIPKLMAAGTIEVAPLAYMRGRTLNDAFIILDEAQNTTPEQMKMFLTRLGFGSKIVVTGDVTQVDLPGGTTSGLRVVREILSNVEDVHFAQLSSSDVVRHKLVGEIVDAYARWDAERENQQAQSVHAVPGRTAQGGRAGRRR
- the ybeY gene encoding rRNA maturation RNase YbeY; translated protein: MSIEIANESGVEVDTDAVLAVARHALDEMGVNPLAELSILLVDIDYMSELNHRWMGGDGPTDVLAFPMDEGSVDHGPGESSPAGGEPALLGDIVLCPEVAAKQAATAGHSTADELHLLTVHGVLHLLGYDHAEPEEEREMFGLQARLLASWRSTRSK
- a CDS encoding hemolysin family protein yields the protein MAVDPVEMMVTLAAGAPAGLPDVQLIVFAAGLVVLAGLIAMTEAALAAVSPARAAELARDGVRGARTLQAVAADVVRHLNLLLLVRLLAELTATTLVALVAVDSFGAGWRAALVTAGAMTVVSFVVVGVAPRTIGRQHAYAVGRVVAPLVRWLGRALNPLASLLILIGNAVTPGKGFREGPFASQVELREVLDLAEQRGVVEHGERQMIHSVFALGDTIAREVMVPRTEMVWIEERKTLSQALALFLRSGFSRIPVIGESVDDVLGVLYLKDLIRRTQGGDPRTAELPVSELMRPATFVPESKPVDDLLSEMQAARNHLVIVVDEYGGTGGLVTIEDILEEIVGEITDEYDVERPPVERLADGSVRVTARLPVENLGELFDTELPTDEVETVGGLLAQSLGRVPIPGAEAEVAGLRLIAEGTTGRRNRIDSVLVSRVEPSDAPESAGRGESAESRGNHNRSEERQPADA
- a CDS encoding cytidine deaminase; protein product: MPESPTVPAARPTPSDPAELSPEDGKLVVLARGARGRVGAVEGAAVRDQDGRTYAAASVALPSLTLTALQLAVASAVAAGATRLEAAVVVTEASTLDGAGHAAVRDLSADAPVHVAAPDGTVLGTVVE
- the era gene encoding GTPase Era, which gives rise to MPDPEEPRPYRAGFACFVGRPNAGKSTLTNAIVGTKIAITSNKPQTTRHVIRAVLHRPESQLVLVDTPGLHRPRTLLGERLNDLVRETWSEVDVIGLCIPANEPIGRGDRFITGELASLKATVLAVVTKTDLVDRKRLAEQLVAVSELADFADVVPVSAVSGHQVDTLVDVMTGYLPESPQLYPDDMLTDDPEQVLVAELIREAALEGVRDELPHSIAVVVEEMIPEGGNLTKIYADVYVERPSQKAIVIGHRGSRLKAVGTTARRQIEELLGTRIYLDLHVRVAKDWQRDPKQLRKLGF